The Deferribacterota bacterium DNA window AAAATCTTCCTCATCTAAATAACGCTTTTTAAAACCACCTAATATATTTAGAACTTCCTCTAAAAGATTTAGCGTATTTTCTTTAACTATAAAATCTAATGCCTCATCTAAAATCTTATCAAAGATAAAATAAATTTTAGCATATTTAGTTATATCAGAAAGGGTTGTTAGATTATCCCTTACTGACTCAACAATGTTTCTTAATCTAAGGGGTTCTTTTTCAACAATAGTCTCATCAATTAACGACCCTTTTAATAGATAGGGTACAACCATATTAGTCAACTTCTCAATATCTAGATCTCTAATATAGAGACCATTTAACCATTTCAATTTATCAAAGTCAAAAATAGCTGCACTTTTTGATACATCTTTTATATCAAAAAAATTTATAAGCTCCTCTTGGCTAATATATTCTTTTCCATTAGGTGGTGAATAACCTAGTAGGGCAAGATAATTAAAAACTGCTTCAGGCAAATAACCTACCTCTCTAAAGGAAGCAACACTCATACTACCTTCTCTCTTTGAGAGTTTACTCCCATTCTTGCCAAGAATCATAGGTATATGAGCAAATTGAGGAGGAGAGAACCCTAAAGATTTATATATTAAAATCTGTTTAGGGGTATTGCTTAGATGATCATCCCCCCTAATAACATGGGATATTTTCATCAATGCATCATCAACAACTACAACGAAATTGTATATAGGCATACCGTTTGGCCTTACAATGATAAAATCTCCAAAAGCATTTGTATTAAAGTTAATCTCCCCATGTATTATATCATTTACTAATATATTTTCTTGATCACATTTAATCCTAACCGAATAGGGTATATTTGCCTTAAGTCTTTCTTCAACTTCACCATCTGTTAAATTCCTACATCTACCGCTATAAATATAGGGTATACCTTTTTTTATAGCATCTTCTTTTTCATTCTCTAATTCCACTTTAGAACAAAAACACAAATAGGCCTTTTTATGATCTATTAGATATTTAATATACTTTCTATATAGATCTAGTCTTTCAGATTGTCTATATGGGCCAAAGGACCCATCTTTTATAGGGCCTTCATCCCATGATAAGTTTAGCCATCTAAGATCATCATATATCATATTCTCACTTTCTATTGTTGATCTCTCTAAGTCAGTATCTTCTATTCTTAATATAAAAGCACCTTTATGTGACCTTGCAAAAAGATAATTAAATACAGCCGTTCTCGCATTGCCTATATGCAAATGTCCTGTTGGCGATGGTGCAAATCTTACTCGTATTGTCATATTTATTCACCTTTAAATTAAAGATTATAACCTAGAGACCATAAATAGCAAGATTTTTATTCTTATATCTTTTATCATCTGTTACATCTTTTTCAAACCAATCAGGCTTTTTAAATCTTAAAAGTTCCTCTTCAGATTTAAACTCAACCTCAGCAATTATTAACCCTTCTAATTTGCCTTTATAAATGTCTAGCTCAATGACATAATCATCATAGGGTATAATATATCTTTTTTTGCTAACAGTTCTACTAGAACAAAATTTCATTAATTCTAAAGAATCCTTTTTGCTAACTAATAATTCTTTTTCAAACCTATAATTAGTATGATAAGATTTAACAGTAAGCGAATGTTTCTTCCCTATCCTCACTCTTACCTCTGAAAAACCCTCTTCTACAGCTATATAACCTTGAACTATATCGATGCATTCATATTTTCTTAAATCAAGAGGTATATTTTTAACTAAATATTTCTTTTCTATTTCTAACATTTAAAATTTAAATATAATATAACTAATTATATTAAATTTTAAATATGAAAAAAAGCACATTAAAGAATATAAAAAAGTTACAGAAAAACGAAATAACAGAATACTATATTTACAAAAAAATTGCACTTAATAGTTTTTTTGCAAAATATAGAGAGATTTTAGATGAAATTGCTAATGATGAAAAAAAGCACTATTTGTTCTGGAGAAAATATACTAACAAAGATGTTAAACCAAATAGAATAAAAATAATAATATATTTTTTTATTGTTACTATCTTTGGACTAACCTTTGGCTTAAAATTTTTAGAAAAAAATGAAGATACAGCACAAAAAACATATAATAATTTAAAACAAATTATTCCAGATATAGAAGAAATTATCGAAGATGAACATTCCCATGAAGAAAAACTATTAGAATTAATTAACGAAGAAAGGCTTAATTATATTAGCTCCATTGTGCTAGGTTTAAACGATGCACTAATAGAGTTAACAGGAGCTCTTGCTGGGTTTATATTTGCACTTAGAAATACAGAGCTTATTGCAGTGGCTGGTCTTATAACAGGAATTGCAGCATCTCTCTCAATGTCTGCAAGTGAGTATTTGTCAAAAAAGACTGAGAAAGATGTAAAAAGAGCAATCAAATCTTCACTTTATACAGGATCAGCTTATATTATAACGGTAATCTTCCTTGTAATACCTTTTTTCTTATGTAATAATCCCTTCATAGCCATAATTGTTACATTTTCACTTGGAATATTAATAATATTTTTATTTAATTACTATCTATATATTGCAAAAGGATATAACCTAAAAAAAACTTTTATAGAAATGGCCATTATCAGTTTTACAATAGCTTTATTAAGCTTTTTCATAGGATACATTGTAAAATTATATTTTGGCATAGAAATTTAAATGTATAACTATTAAATTAGGAATATGAGGATATAAATGAAGAAAAATTATATAATAGCAAACCTAATTACAGTAATGAGTTTATTTACTGCATTTTACTCTATTCACGCAAGTTTTCATAGTAATTATATACTTGCGGCATACGCAATAATCCTTTCTTTTCTCTTTGACGGCTTAGATGGTAAAGTTGCAAGAGTTCTAAATTCAACAAGTAATTTTGGCAAAGAACTTGACTCATTAGTAGATGCAATAGCCTTTGGTGTCGCACCAGCTTTTTTAATATACATGTATTTATCTCTATATAATAGCCCCTTCGGTTGGCTTTTGCCGTTTTTCTATACAAGTTGCACAGTCTTAAGATTAGCTAGATTTAATGTCACTTCAAATGCCTCTAATGAACATATCTTTACTGGGCTACCAGCTCCAGCTGCTGCACTTGCCATTGTCGCCTATATATATTACCATATCAAAGAGGCTCCACAGATGTGGTTTTATAATGATATTAGTCTAATTATATTTATATATCTCTTAGGTTTACTTATGATCAGCAGAATTAACTACTTAAGCTTTAAAAATTTAGAGTATTTATTATATAAGAAAATTTTTTATATATTGCCTTTATTATTTATATTATTAACTCTTAGCTTTTATAAGCCTATTATAATGTTAATCGCTATTATAACTTATATATCATCAGGTCTTTTTATGGCAACATTAGTAAAAATTGAGCAAATAAAAAATCATTAAAAAGATATCTTTTTCAATAGAAAGGTTTTCATTATTTATTCTTTATTTAATAAATAATTATACTATAATTTATAAACAACCTAAAATATCAGGTAGGAGGTAGAAATGGAAGAGTCCAAAACATATAAGGCCTACGAAGTAAGAGAACTTGACGATAAAACATATAAAGGTAATATTGCCGAAAAAAAACTAAGGGAGCTTCCTTTTAGGGGCGTTTTAATTCGAGTATATTATACCTCCCTAAATTATAAAGATGCACTATCGTCAATTGGTAATAAAGGTGTAACTAAACAATATCCTTTCACTCCAGGTGTTGATGCAGCCGGTGTAGTTGCAAAATCAGAAGATCCTAATTTTAAGGAAGGTGATAGGGTTTTTGTTACAGGTTTTGATCTTGGAATGAATACA harbors:
- the pssA gene encoding CDP-diacylglycerol--serine O-phosphatidyltransferase, whose protein sequence is MKKNYIIANLITVMSLFTAFYSIHASFHSNYILAAYAIILSFLFDGLDGKVARVLNSTSNFGKELDSLVDAIAFGVAPAFLIYMYLSLYNSPFGWLLPFFYTSCTVLRLARFNVTSNASNEHIFTGLPAPAAALAIVAYIYYHIKEAPQMWFYNDISLIIFIYLLGLLMISRINYLSFKNLEYLLYKKIFYILPLLFILLTLSFYKPIIMLIAIITYISSGLFMATLVKIEQIKNH
- a CDS encoding VIT1/CCC1 transporter family protein translates to MKKSTLKNIKKLQKNEITEYYIYKKIALNSFFAKYREILDEIANDEKKHYLFWRKYTNKDVKPNRIKIIIYFFIVTIFGLTFGLKFLEKNEDTAQKTYNNLKQIIPDIEEIIEDEHSHEEKLLELINEERLNYISSIVLGLNDALIELTGALAGFIFALRNTELIAVAGLITGIAASLSMSASEYLSKKTEKDVKRAIKSSLYTGSAYIITVIFLVIPFFLCNNPFIAIIVTFSLGILIIFLFNYYLYIAKGYNLKKTFIEMAIISFTIALLSFFIGYIVKLYFGIEI
- a CDS encoding adenylate cyclase — translated: MLEIEKKYLVKNIPLDLRKYECIDIVQGYIAVEEGFSEVRVRIGKKHSLTVKSYHTNYRFEKELLVSKKDSLELMKFCSSRTVSKKRYIIPYDDYVIELDIYKGKLEGLIIAEVEFKSEEELLRFKKPDWFEKDVTDDKRYKNKNLAIYGL
- the gltX gene encoding glutamate--tRNA ligase, with translation MTIRVRFAPSPTGHLHIGNARTAVFNYLFARSHKGAFILRIEDTDLERSTIESENMIYDDLRWLNLSWDEGPIKDGSFGPYRQSERLDLYRKYIKYLIDHKKAYLCFCSKVELENEKEDAIKKGIPYIYSGRCRNLTDGEVEERLKANIPYSVRIKCDQENILVNDIIHGEINFNTNAFGDFIIVRPNGMPIYNFVVVVDDALMKISHVIRGDDHLSNTPKQILIYKSLGFSPPQFAHIPMILGKNGSKLSKREGSMSVASFREVGYLPEAVFNYLALLGYSPPNGKEYISQEELINFFDIKDVSKSAAIFDFDKLKWLNGLYIRDLDIEKLTNMVVPYLLKGSLIDETIVEKEPLRLRNIVESVRDNLTTLSDITKYAKIYFIFDKILDEALDFIVKENTLNLLEEVLNILGGFKKRYLDEEDFQYLVNSLKKKTKLKGRKLFMSLRVAISGKMDGPELKYLYTNIEIAELRRRIKIFIETLKERDG